The following proteins are co-located in the Eptesicus fuscus isolate TK198812 chromosome 9, DD_ASM_mEF_20220401, whole genome shotgun sequence genome:
- the FBXO2 gene encoding F-box only protein 2 — MDGDGDPESMGQPEEASSDEQQEEGCVGAPEASGGEEEEAAYLDELPEPLLLRVLAELPAAELVQACRLVCLRWKELVDGAPLWLLKCQQEGLVPEGGSEDERDHWQQFYFLSKRRRNLLRNPCGEEDLEGWCDVEHGGDGWRVEELPGDCGMEFVHDESVKKFFASSFEWCRKAQVIDLQAEGYWQELLDTTQPAIVVKDWYSGRSDAGCLYELTVKLLSEHEDVLAEFSSGQVAVPQDSDDGGWIEISHTFTDYGPGVRFVRFEHAGQDSVYWKGWFGARVTNSSVWVEPPE; from the exons ATGGACGGAGACGGGGACCCAG AGAGCATGGGCCAGCCTGAGGAGGCGAGCTCGGatgagcagcaggaggaggggtgcGTGGGCGCCCCGGAGGCGagcggcggggaggaggaggaggcggcgtaCCTGGACGAGCTGCCGGAGCCGCTGCTGCTGCGCGTGCTGGCCGAGCTGCCGGCCGCCGAGCTGGTGCAGGCCTGCCGCCTGGTGTGCCTGCGCTGGAAGGAGCTGGTGGACGGCGCCCCCCTGTGGCTGCTCAAgtgccagcaggaggggctggtgcCGGAGGGCGGCTCCGAGGACGAGCGTGACCACTGGCAGCAGTTCTACTTCCTGAGCAAGAGGCGGCGCAACCTGCTGCGGAACCCGTGCGGGGAAG AGGACTTGGAGGGCTGGTGCGACGTGGAGCACGGCGGGGACGGCTGGAGGGTGGAGGAGCTGCCCGGGGACTGCGGGATGGAATTCGTCCACGACGAGAGCGTCAAGAAGTTCTTCGCCTCCTCCTTTGA GTGGTGTCGCAAAGCGCAGGTCATTGACCTGCAGGCTGAGGGCTACTGGCAGGAGCTGCTGGACACCACTCAGCCGGCCATTGTGGTCAAGGACTG GTACTCGGGGCGCAGCGACGCCGGCTGCCTGTACGAGCTCACGGTGAAGCTGCTGTCGGAGCACGAGGACGTGCTGGCCGAGTTCAGCAGCGGGCAGGTGGCCGTGCCGCAGGACAGCGACGACGGAGGCTGGATCGAG atctcCCACACTTTCACCGACTACGGGCCCGGCGTTCGCTTCGTCCGGTTCGAGCACGCGGGACAGGACTCCGTGTACTGGAAGGGCTGGTTCGGGGCTCGGGTGACCAACAGCAGCGTGTGGGTGGAGCCCCCTGAGTGA
- the LOC103295326 gene encoding uncharacterized protein LOC103295326 isoform X1, giving the protein MAVENINELPENILLELFTHVPARQLLLRCRLVCSLWRDLIDLVTLWKRKCLREGFITEDWDQPVADWKIFYFLRSLHRNLLHNPCAEEGFEFWSLDVNGGDEWKVEDLSGDQRKEFPNDQVKKYFVTSYYPPSACPQHLPQVPGGGPQGRRVLGGADGHDTAGHQGQGLVRSKARLRVQVPAVRSAPVISACASGDLPARPSNDPAEERCQVERGLTHVLQLPTRRPLHLVSARRRGHSLLGRLVRPEGHQQQHHHWAPPAALTPPRPHPQNPDWPACSGRWLWPRGSGLV; this is encoded by the exons ATGGCCGTGGAGAACATCAACGAGCTGCCAGAAAACATCCTGCTGGAGCTGTTCACCCACGTGCCCGCCCGCCAGCTGCTGCTGCGCTGCCGCTTGGTCTGCAGCCTCTGGCGTGACCTCATAGACCTCGTGACCCTCTGGAAGCGCAAATGCCTGCGTGAGGGCTTCATCACCGAGGACTGGGACCAGCCTGTGGCCGACTGGAAGATCTTCTACTTCCTGCGAAGCCTCCACAGGAACCTCCTGCACAACCCGTGTGCCGAAG AGGGATTTGAGTTCTGGAGCCTGGATGTGAATGGAGGCGATGAGTGGAAGGTGGAAGACCTCTCCGGAGACCAGAGGAAGGAATTCCCCAATGACCAGGTCAAGAAATACTTCGTGACTTCTTATTA cccaccctccgcctgcccccagcacctgcctcaAGTCCCAGGTGGTGGACCTCAAGGCCGAAGGGTATTGGGAGGAGCTGATGGACACGACACGGCCGGACATCAAGGTCAAGGACTG GTTCGCAGCAAGGCCAGACTGCGGGTCCAAGTACCAGCTGTGCGTTCAGCTCCTGTCATCAGCGCATGCGCCTCTGGGGACCTTCCAGCCAGACCCAGCAACGATCCAGCAGAAGAGCGATGCCAAGTGGAGAGAG GTCTCACACACGTTCTCCAACTACCCACCCGGCGTCCGCTACATCTGGTTTCAGCACGGAGGCGTGGACACTCACTACTGGGCCGGCTGGTACGGCCCGAGGGTCACCAACAGCAGCATCACCATTGGGCCCCCCCCGCTGCCCTGACGCCCCCGAGGCCCCATCCGCAGAACCCTGACTG GCCTGCCTGCTCagggaggtggctgtggcccAGAGGCTCAGGCCTGGTCTGA
- the LOC103295326 gene encoding F-box only protein 44 isoform X3, which translates to MAVENINELPENILLELFTHVPARQLLLRCRLVCSLWRDLIDLVTLWKRKCLREGFITEDWDQPVADWKIFYFLRSLHRNLLHNPCAEEGFEFWSLDVNGGDEWKVEDLSGDQRKEFPNDQVKKYFVTSYYTCLKSQVVDLKAEGYWEELMDTTRPDIKVKDWFAARPDCGSKYQLCVQLLSSAHAPLGTFQPDPATIQQKSDAKWREVSHTFSNYPPGVRYIWFQHGGVDTHYWAGWYGPRVTNSSITIGPPPLP; encoded by the exons ATGGCCGTGGAGAACATCAACGAGCTGCCAGAAAACATCCTGCTGGAGCTGTTCACCCACGTGCCCGCCCGCCAGCTGCTGCTGCGCTGCCGCTTGGTCTGCAGCCTCTGGCGTGACCTCATAGACCTCGTGACCCTCTGGAAGCGCAAATGCCTGCGTGAGGGCTTCATCACCGAGGACTGGGACCAGCCTGTGGCCGACTGGAAGATCTTCTACTTCCTGCGAAGCCTCCACAGGAACCTCCTGCACAACCCGTGTGCCGAAG AGGGATTTGAGTTCTGGAGCCTGGATGTGAATGGAGGCGATGAGTGGAAGGTGGAAGACCTCTCCGGAGACCAGAGGAAGGAATTCCCCAATGACCAGGTCAAGAAATACTTCGTGACTTCTTATTA cacctgcctcaAGTCCCAGGTGGTGGACCTCAAGGCCGAAGGGTATTGGGAGGAGCTGATGGACACGACACGGCCGGACATCAAGGTCAAGGACTG GTTCGCAGCAAGGCCAGACTGCGGGTCCAAGTACCAGCTGTGCGTTCAGCTCCTGTCATCAGCGCATGCGCCTCTGGGGACCTTCCAGCCAGACCCAGCAACGATCCAGCAGAAGAGCGATGCCAAGTGGAGAGAG GTCTCACACACGTTCTCCAACTACCCACCCGGCGTCCGCTACATCTGGTTTCAGCACGGAGGCGTGGACACTCACTACTGGGCCGGCTGGTACGGCCCGAGGGTCACCAACAGCAGCATCACCATTGGGCCCCCCCCGCTGCCCTGA
- the LOC103295326 gene encoding uncharacterized protein LOC103295326 isoform X2 — MAVENINELPENILLELFTHVPARQLLLRCRLVCSLWRDLIDLVTLWKRKCLREGFITEDWDQPVADWKIFYFLRSLHRNLLHNPCAEEGFEFWSLDVNGGDEWKVEDLSGDQRKEFPNDQHLPQVPGGGPQGRRVLGGADGHDTAGHQGQGLVRSKARLRVQVPAVRSAPVISACASGDLPARPSNDPAEERCQVERGLTHVLQLPTRRPLHLVSARRRGHSLLGRLVRPEGHQQQHHHWAPPAALTPPRPHPQNPDWPACSGRWLWPRGSGLV, encoded by the exons ATGGCCGTGGAGAACATCAACGAGCTGCCAGAAAACATCCTGCTGGAGCTGTTCACCCACGTGCCCGCCCGCCAGCTGCTGCTGCGCTGCCGCTTGGTCTGCAGCCTCTGGCGTGACCTCATAGACCTCGTGACCCTCTGGAAGCGCAAATGCCTGCGTGAGGGCTTCATCACCGAGGACTGGGACCAGCCTGTGGCCGACTGGAAGATCTTCTACTTCCTGCGAAGCCTCCACAGGAACCTCCTGCACAACCCGTGTGCCGAAG AGGGATTTGAGTTCTGGAGCCTGGATGTGAATGGAGGCGATGAGTGGAAGGTGGAAGACCTCTCCGGAGACCAGAGGAAGGAATTCCCCAATGACCAG cacctgcctcaAGTCCCAGGTGGTGGACCTCAAGGCCGAAGGGTATTGGGAGGAGCTGATGGACACGACACGGCCGGACATCAAGGTCAAGGACTG GTTCGCAGCAAGGCCAGACTGCGGGTCCAAGTACCAGCTGTGCGTTCAGCTCCTGTCATCAGCGCATGCGCCTCTGGGGACCTTCCAGCCAGACCCAGCAACGATCCAGCAGAAGAGCGATGCCAAGTGGAGAGAG GTCTCACACACGTTCTCCAACTACCCACCCGGCGTCCGCTACATCTGGTTTCAGCACGGAGGCGTGGACACTCACTACTGGGCCGGCTGGTACGGCCCGAGGGTCACCAACAGCAGCATCACCATTGGGCCCCCCCCGCTGCCCTGACGCCCCCGAGGCCCCATCCGCAGAACCCTGACTG GCCTGCCTGCTCagggaggtggctgtggcccAGAGGCTCAGGCCTGGTCTGA
- the LOC103295326 gene encoding F-box only protein 44 isoform X4, with translation MAVENINELPENILLELFTHVPARQLLLRCRLVCSLWRDLIDLVTLWKRKCLREGFITEDWDQPVADWKIFYFLRSLHRNLLHNPCAEEGFEFWSLDVNGGDEWKVEDLSGDQRKEFPNDQVRSKARLRVQVPAVRSAPVISACASGDLPARPSNDPAEERCQVERGLTHVLQLPTRRPLHLVSARRRGHSLLGRLVRPEGHQQQHHHWAPPAALTPPRPHPQNPDWPACSGRWLWPRGSGLV, from the exons ATGGCCGTGGAGAACATCAACGAGCTGCCAGAAAACATCCTGCTGGAGCTGTTCACCCACGTGCCCGCCCGCCAGCTGCTGCTGCGCTGCCGCTTGGTCTGCAGCCTCTGGCGTGACCTCATAGACCTCGTGACCCTCTGGAAGCGCAAATGCCTGCGTGAGGGCTTCATCACCGAGGACTGGGACCAGCCTGTGGCCGACTGGAAGATCTTCTACTTCCTGCGAAGCCTCCACAGGAACCTCCTGCACAACCCGTGTGCCGAAG AGGGATTTGAGTTCTGGAGCCTGGATGTGAATGGAGGCGATGAGTGGAAGGTGGAAGACCTCTCCGGAGACCAGAGGAAGGAATTCCCCAATGACCAG GTTCGCAGCAAGGCCAGACTGCGGGTCCAAGTACCAGCTGTGCGTTCAGCTCCTGTCATCAGCGCATGCGCCTCTGGGGACCTTCCAGCCAGACCCAGCAACGATCCAGCAGAAGAGCGATGCCAAGTGGAGAGAG GTCTCACACACGTTCTCCAACTACCCACCCGGCGTCCGCTACATCTGGTTTCAGCACGGAGGCGTGGACACTCACTACTGGGCCGGCTGGTACGGCCCGAGGGTCACCAACAGCAGCATCACCATTGGGCCCCCCCCGCTGCCCTGACGCCCCCGAGGCCCCATCCGCAGAACCCTGACTG GCCTGCCTGCTCagggaggtggctgtggcccAGAGGCTCAGGCCTGGTCTGA
- the LOC103295417 gene encoding F-box only protein 6, whose product MALVSINELPENILLEVFTYVPARRLVLDCRLVCSFWRDLIDLMTLWKRKSLREGFITEDCDEPVSDWKIFYFLCSLRRNLLRNPCAEEGMSSWQIDQNGGDRWKVESLPGAHGEDFPDSEVKKYFVTSYRLCLKSQKVDLKAEGYWEELMDTVRPDIVVKDWFAARADCGCTYNIRVQLLSANHSVLASFEPRRVTIQQWSDAQWTEVSHTFSDYPPGVRHILFQHGGRDTQFWAGWYGPRVTNSSIIISPKTTRNPAASRTQPDTTQEPE is encoded by the exons ATGGCCCTGGTCAGCATCAATGAACTGCCTGAGAACATTCTGCTGGAGGTATTCACATACGTGCCTGCCCGTCGGCTGGTATTGGACTGCCGCCTTGTCTGCAGCTTCTGGCGCGACCTCATCGACCTTATGACCCTCTGGAAACGCAAGAGCCTGCGTGAGGGCTTCATCACCGAGGACTGCGATGAGCCTGTGTCTGACTGGaagattttttactttttgtgcaGCCTCCGCAGGAACCTCCTACGCAACCCATGTGCTGAAG AGGGTATGAGTTCCTGGCAAATCGACCAAAATGGGGGGGACCGTTGGAAGGTGGAGAGCTTACCTGGAGCCCATGGGGAAGATTTTCCTGACTCCGAGGTCAAGAAGTACTTTGTCACATCCTATAG ATTATGCCTCAAGTCCCAGAAGGTGGACCTCAAAGCTGAGGGCTACTGGGAGGAACTAATGGACACAGTCCGGCCTGACATCgtggtgaaggactg GTTCGCTGCCAGAGCAGACTGCGGCTGCACCTACAACATCCGAGTACAGCTGCTCTCAGCCAACCACAGCGTCTTGGCCTCCTTCGAGCCCCGACGTGTGACCATCCAGCAGTGGAGCGATGCCCAGTGGACAGAG gtCTCTCACACCTTCTCAGATTACCCTCCAGGCGTCCGCCACATCCTCTTCCAGCATGGGGGCAGAGACACCCAGTTCTGGGCAGGCTGGTATGGGCCCCGTGTCACCAACAGCAGCATCATCATCAGCCCTAAGACGACCAGGAACCCAGCGGCCTCCAGAACTCAGCCCGATACCACGCAGGAGCCGGAATGA
- the MAD2L2 gene encoding mitotic spindle assembly checkpoint protein MAD2B translates to MTTLTRQDLNFGQVVADVLCEFLEVAVHLILYVREVYPVGIFQKRKKYNVPVQMSCHPELNQYIQDTLHCVKPLLEKNDVEKVVVVILDKEHRPVEKFVFEITQPPLLSISSDSLLSHVEQLLRAFILKISVCDAVLDHNPPGCTFTVLVHTREAATRNMEKIQVIKDFPWILADEQDVHMHDPRLIPLKTMTSDILKMQLYVEERAHKNS, encoded by the exons ATGACTACGCTCACGCGACAGGACCTCAACTTTGGCCAAG TGGTGGCCGACGTGCTGTGCGAGTTCCTGGAGGTGGCGGTGCACCTGATCCTCTACGTGCGCGAGGTCTACCCGGTGGGCATCTTCCAGAAGCGTAAGAAGTACAACGTGCCTGTCCAG ATGTCCTGCCACCCGGAGTTGAACCAGTATATCCAGGACACGCTGCACTGTGTCAAGCCGCTCCTGGAGAAG AATGATGTGGAGAAAGTGGTGGTGGTAATTTTGGACAAAGAGCATCGCCCAGTGGAGAAATTCGTCTTTGAAATTACCCAGCCTCCACTGCTGTCCATCAG cTCAGACTCCCTGCTGTCTCATGTGGAGCAGCTGCTCCGAGCTTTCATCCTGAAGATCAGCGTGTGTGATGCTGTCCTGGACCACAACCCCCCAG GCTGTACCTTCACAGTGTTGGTGCACACGAGGGAAGCTGCCACTCGCAACATGGAGAAGATCCAGGTCATCAAG GACTTCCCCTGGATCCTGGCGGATGAGCAGGATGTCCACATGCATGACCCCCGGCTGATACCCCTAAAAACCATGACGTCAGACATTTTAAAG ATGCAGCTCTATGTGGAAGAACGAGCTCATAAAAACAGCTGA